Proteins encoded in a region of the Cytobacillus pseudoceanisediminis genome:
- a CDS encoding sugar phosphate isomerase/epimerase family protein, translating to MKLSLCTISFRHHLQSIDQIAHYAQTNGFQGIEIWGVHAKNLAEDIHYGSEWLSSYNLETTMLSDYLPLDAPLPVLMTEMQKLCAMAHRWGTKKIRTFAGTKGSADISRLERIELVSRMKMLCKMAEAEGQMLLVETHPNTLTDNPSSTLQLIEETDHSALRVNFDVLHIWESGVDPIFALKQLRPYISHFHFKNIQSRSQLGVFAPNNVYAAAGSREGMVSLFEGAVDYRMFLREASNLMEMDASLEWFGPNVKDILTKDSKEIMRVLQAEKAL from the coding sequence ATGAAGCTATCTCTCTGCACCATCTCATTCCGGCATCATCTTCAGTCCATTGACCAAATCGCACACTATGCCCAGACAAATGGATTCCAGGGGATAGAAATATGGGGTGTACATGCCAAAAACCTGGCGGAAGATATTCATTATGGAAGTGAGTGGCTTAGCTCCTATAATCTTGAAACGACCATGCTGAGCGACTATCTGCCTCTTGATGCTCCTCTTCCAGTTTTAATGACAGAAATGCAAAAATTATGTGCAATGGCACATAGGTGGGGAACGAAGAAAATAAGAACGTTTGCCGGGACAAAAGGCAGTGCGGATATCAGCAGGCTGGAAAGAATCGAACTGGTTTCGCGCATGAAAATGCTCTGCAAAATGGCTGAAGCCGAGGGACAGATGCTTCTGGTTGAAACTCATCCTAATACACTGACAGATAACCCATCCTCCACACTTCAGCTCATTGAGGAAACAGACCATTCAGCGTTAAGGGTTAATTTTGATGTGCTTCATATATGGGAATCAGGAGTGGATCCGATCTTTGCGCTAAAACAGCTGCGTCCATATATATCGCACTTTCATTTTAAAAATATCCAGTCCCGTTCCCAGCTTGGCGTGTTTGCTCCTAATAATGTCTATGCAGCAGCGGGCAGCAGGGAAGGCATGGTTTCATTATTTGAAGGAGCTGTAGATTACAGGATGTTTTTAAGAGAGGCTTCGAATTTGATGGAAATGGATGCATCTTTGGAATGGTTTGGACCAAATGTGAAAGACATTCTGACAAAAGACAGCAAGGAAATTATGAGAGTTCTTCAGGCTGAGAAAGCTTTATAA
- a CDS encoding ABC transporter ATP-binding protein produces MDKKQTSLKPFISLILSTKIPKAALIIGLTASILTTLTGLLVPLLTKNLVDGFSVESLSVPLMIGIGAAFIVQAIISGISIYLLSYVGQKVVARLRDRMWMKLIRLPVSYFDKQSSGQTVSRVVNDTSIVRELITNHFPQFITGIISIIGAIIILLVMDWKMTLLMLTSVPITLAIMIPLGRKMAKISRGLQDETAIFTGNITQTLGEIRLMKSSTAEQNEEEKGLDGIDKLLGYGLREARIFAMIGPTMYLIMMVVIVMIIAYGGMRVASGTMSTGSLVAFLLYLFQIIMPITSFAMFFTQLQKAIGATERIIDILEEPLEDGQDGIEMDISSKPITINNVSFSYSAEESVLENISLEAQPGQMIALAGPSGSGKTTLFGLLERFYEPAAGEIKIGDTPIQQISLKSWRSQIGYVSQESAMMAGTIRENLCYGLEDSKSIADEKLWEVAKMAYADQFIADFPKGLDTEVGERGVKLSGGQRQRIAIARAFLRDPKILMMDEATASLDSQSEGIVQQALTRLMEGRTTFVIAHRLSTIVDADQIIFIEKGQVTGIGTHSELTQSHDLYREFAEQQLA; encoded by the coding sequence GTGGATAAAAAGCAAACCAGCCTAAAACCATTCATTTCACTCATACTATCGACAAAAATACCAAAGGCTGCCCTCATCATTGGTTTAACAGCCAGCATTTTAACAACCTTGACTGGCCTTCTCGTACCGCTGCTGACCAAAAATCTGGTGGACGGTTTTTCTGTTGAATCTTTAAGCGTTCCGCTCATGATCGGAATTGGTGCAGCCTTTATCGTCCAGGCCATCATCAGCGGGATCTCCATCTACCTGCTCAGCTATGTCGGCCAAAAAGTGGTGGCCCGGCTTCGGGACCGGATGTGGATGAAGCTCATACGGCTGCCGGTCAGTTATTTTGACAAGCAATCCAGCGGCCAGACTGTCAGCCGTGTAGTTAATGATACCAGCATTGTCAGGGAGCTGATTACCAATCACTTTCCGCAATTTATTACCGGTATTATCAGTATTATCGGTGCAATTATTATCCTGCTTGTGATGGACTGGAAAATGACACTGCTGATGCTTACTTCTGTTCCTATTACACTGGCAATTATGATTCCACTTGGCCGAAAGATGGCCAAAATATCCCGTGGCCTTCAAGATGAAACTGCTATCTTTACCGGAAACATTACCCAAACACTCGGTGAAATCCGCTTAATGAAGTCTTCTACTGCAGAGCAAAATGAAGAAGAAAAGGGATTGGATGGGATCGACAAACTGCTTGGCTACGGCTTGCGGGAAGCCCGCATTTTTGCGATGATTGGTCCCACTATGTACCTGATCATGATGGTTGTTATTGTCATGATCATCGCCTATGGAGGCATGCGGGTGGCTAGCGGAACGATGTCAACGGGTTCTCTTGTAGCCTTTTTGCTGTATTTGTTCCAGATTATTATGCCAATTACCTCATTTGCGATGTTTTTTACTCAGCTGCAAAAAGCAATAGGCGCAACAGAACGGATCATTGATATTTTAGAGGAGCCTTTGGAAGACGGACAAGACGGCATCGAAATGGATATCAGCAGCAAGCCGATTACAATCAACAATGTCTCCTTCTCCTATAGCGCAGAAGAGAGTGTTCTGGAAAATATCTCTCTTGAAGCCCAGCCAGGTCAGATGATTGCACTGGCGGGTCCAAGCGGAAGCGGAAAAACAACCCTGTTTGGTTTGCTTGAACGATTTTACGAACCAGCTGCTGGTGAAATCAAAATTGGCGATACACCCATCCAGCAGATATCCCTTAAATCCTGGCGCAGCCAGATCGGCTATGTTTCACAGGAAAGCGCCATGATGGCAGGTACAATCCGTGAAAATTTATGCTATGGACTCGAAGATTCCAAAAGCATTGCGGATGAGAAGTTATGGGAAGTGGCGAAAATGGCATACGCCGATCAATTCATTGCCGACTTTCCGAAAGGGCTTGATACAGAAGTTGGTGAGCGGGGTGTGAAGCTATCCGGGGGACAAAGGCAGCGTATTGCTATAGCACGGGCTTTCCTGCGCGACCCTAAAATATTGATGATGGACGAAGCCACTGCCAGTCTGGACAGCCAATCTGAAGGTATCGTCCAGCAGGCCCTTACCCGCTTAATGGAAGGCCGGACAACTTTCGTCATCGCACACCGCCTTTCCACAATTGTCGACGCAGACCAAATTATTTTCATCGAAAAAGGCCAGGTCACAGGCATTGGCACACATTCCGAATTGACTCAATCACATGATCTATACCGTGAATTTGCCGAGCAGCAGCTTGCATAA
- a CDS encoding MurR/RpiR family transcriptional regulator: MDNAEKIYLDYTIDKDLNQSEKEILSFLIKSKIDDQHLSIRKAADELFVSTTSIIRLCKKLGFSGYSEFVYNLGLKVKKVHSSDAESVEEIHRPLEASINEFIKNIRTTFDYIDEESIQEFLNEIEKHKMIYFYGAGFSTLFSNYLAKKLELFGYYVSNTSTSDSRAIFFNNIQKYRLMIVFSRSGETSKVIEKVQIAKEKGLKTVLFTGNDKSTTAKLADIVFTILDPTIESQREFEITSFESNMFMFIDIILILAIKKGIIKEY; this comes from the coding sequence ATGGATAATGCAGAGAAGATATATTTAGATTATACAATTGATAAAGACTTGAATCAGTCAGAGAAAGAGATTCTTTCTTTTTTAATTAAAAGCAAGATAGATGACCAGCATTTAAGTATACGGAAAGCAGCGGATGAGCTGTTTGTTTCAACTACATCCATCATTCGTTTGTGTAAAAAGCTGGGGTTTAGCGGATACAGTGAGTTTGTATATAATCTTGGTCTGAAAGTGAAGAAGGTGCATAGTTCAGATGCTGAATCAGTAGAAGAGATCCATCGTCCATTGGAAGCGAGCATCAATGAATTTATAAAAAATATCAGAACTACATTTGATTACATAGATGAGGAAAGCATCCAGGAATTTTTAAATGAAATTGAAAAGCATAAGATGATTTATTTTTATGGAGCAGGCTTTTCTACGCTGTTCTCCAATTATCTTGCTAAGAAATTGGAGCTTTTCGGGTATTATGTTTCAAATACATCGACTAGTGACAGCAGGGCGATTTTCTTTAATAATATCCAGAAGTATCGGCTGATGATTGTCTTTTCGCGATCTGGAGAGACAAGCAAGGTAATTGAAAAAGTCCAAATTGCTAAGGAAAAGGGGTTAAAGACCGTCCTGTTCACAGGAAATGATAAAAGCACGACAGCGAAATTGGCCGATATTGTGTTTACTATTCTCGATCCGACAATTGAATCCCAGCGTGAATTTGAGATCACATCGTTTGAGTCTAATATGTTTATGTTCATTGATATTATCCTGATTTTAGCGATTAAAAAGGGGATTATCAAAGAGTATTAA
- a CDS encoding DUF3298 and DUF4163 domain-containing protein: MAINFPVGIKTVTISSGPTKVVYYPRVKGMQNKQLQQFINSTIVRQNQQIINEQTGNMDTTVVDLYGYYEIKNNQRDVLSLSLNNYVYHYHAAHGMTVIKSLTFDLQKRRQVELKDLFKPGSDYVKRISELIKVQIKERDIPLLVDFKAIRPDQDFYIADKALIIYFQLYEITPYAYGFPMFPISVYALQDIIDENGPLGRMAVN; encoded by the coding sequence GTGGCAATCAACTTTCCAGTAGGCATCAAAACGGTGACAATCAGCAGCGGGCCGACTAAAGTGGTTTATTATCCCCGTGTGAAAGGAATGCAAAATAAGCAGCTGCAGCAATTTATTAACAGTACAATTGTCCGACAAAACCAGCAGATCATTAACGAGCAGACAGGCAATATGGATACAACCGTGGTTGATTTGTATGGATACTATGAGATTAAAAATAATCAGCGTGATGTACTGAGTTTGTCCTTGAACAATTATGTATATCACTATCATGCTGCCCATGGAATGACAGTTATAAAATCGCTGACATTTGACCTTCAGAAGAGAAGGCAGGTGGAGCTTAAGGATTTATTCAAGCCGGGAAGTGACTATGTAAAAAGAATATCCGAGCTGATTAAGGTGCAAATCAAGGAGCGTGATATACCGCTCTTAGTAGACTTTAAAGCAATCAGGCCAGATCAGGACTTTTATATAGCGGATAAAGCACTGATCATCTATTTCCAGCTGTATGAAATAACGCCTTATGCTTATGGATTCCCGATGTTTCCGATTTCCGTTTATGCACTGCAGGATATTATTGATGAAAATGGGCCGCTGGGGAGGATGGCGGTGAATTAA
- a CDS encoding DUF6005 family protein, whose protein sequence is MIKVHCFVSCVCEAVKKTQGADHRPYYFGVWDADFDVLDNGVLTYHSKRIDHDFFHQWYEMLYGIKLYRWYDEKRSKQENINKLLGLLENKKHHQYVMVMLDLSKLPERENKFHQSPFPHYVMLELTGNEEEWFMYDPDFRWEGILPKERILAAIEDPSAEGGYFFDAANIIPPSAETVEAYFNTCIKLDCNPMTDAVGKIVGLYTSGSDNYPLSGLTFALRELPVLAIRKYAYEHAFAFFWDSLGYEEEGFEAWCNEIEKLVKGYTVIQYRAMKLAMTGNLGLKNEISLKLDELNILEFKIKQGLQKSFEAWIKLQESQNMKEATL, encoded by the coding sequence ATGATTAAAGTCCATTGTTTTGTGAGCTGTGTATGTGAGGCAGTCAAAAAGACGCAAGGGGCCGATCACAGACCTTATTATTTCGGAGTATGGGATGCTGATTTCGATGTATTGGATAATGGAGTTCTGACCTATCATTCCAAACGGATCGACCATGATTTTTTCCACCAATGGTATGAAATGCTGTATGGAATTAAGCTATATAGATGGTATGACGAAAAACGCAGCAAACAGGAAAACATAAACAAGCTTCTGGGCCTGCTTGAGAACAAGAAGCACCACCAGTATGTAATGGTGATGCTTGATTTGTCCAAGCTGCCTGAAAGGGAGAATAAGTTTCATCAAAGTCCATTTCCGCATTATGTGATGCTGGAATTGACAGGAAACGAAGAGGAATGGTTTATGTATGATCCGGACTTCCGCTGGGAAGGAATTTTGCCGAAGGAGAGGATTTTGGCAGCTATTGAGGATCCCTCTGCTGAAGGGGGATATTTCTTTGATGCAGCCAATATCATTCCCCCATCTGCTGAAACAGTGGAGGCATATTTTAATACATGCATTAAGCTTGACTGCAACCCAATGACTGATGCAGTTGGAAAGATTGTCGGTCTATATACATCCGGAAGCGATAACTACCCTTTATCAGGATTGACATTCGCATTAAGGGAACTCCCTGTCCTCGCCATCCGAAAATACGCCTATGAACATGCTTTTGCGTTTTTCTGGGATTCACTTGGGTATGAAGAGGAAGGCTTTGAAGCCTGGTGTAATGAAATTGAGAAGCTCGTAAAAGGATATACGGTTATCCAATATCGGGCGATGAAGCTTGCCATGACAGGAAACCTGGGTTTGAAAAATGAAATCTCTTTAAAACTGGATGAACTAAATATCCTGGAATTTAAAATTAAGCAGGGATTGCAGAAAAGCTTTGAAGCCTGGATTAAACTGCAGGAATCCCAAAATATGAAGGAGGCAACTCTATGA